ACCCTCCTGCGGATCGCCCTGCGCTTCCAGACCGACAAGGACACCGTTCAATTTCATCGCAGCCGCACCGCCTTCACTCGCCCAGAGGATCGGATCGGATTCCGGGCTGCGGTTGAAGGTGCAGGGAGCGGCGGTCCCAAGCACACGCTGGGCCTCGGCCTCGGGCATCGGCAAGCCCTGTCGAAGGCGCAGCTTCCGGATCACGTTCAGTAGTCCCATGTCGATCACTCCATTGACCCCCTCGTACTTCGCTCGGGGCAGGGTCACATGGCTCAAATCTCAATGGAAATCGTCGGCCGGACCGGGTCACCTCTCAGCGCAATTCAACACATCTGCCGCCTTGATTGGCTCATCGCGATCCCGGAGGTGAGCAGACTTGAACGCTTCGCTCTTCGCCCTGAGACGCGAAGCTTCAACACCGCCACGTCGATGGGGCGGCTGTCGCCGAACATCCTGCTGTCCTTCGCCCAGTTCGAGCGCGAGGTGACGGCCGAGCGCATCCGCGACAAGGTCGCCGCCAGCCGGAAGAAGGGCATGTGGATGGATGGTGCGCCACCCTACGGCGATCGCGTCGACAGTCGGAAGCTGGTGGTCGACGAGGACGCCGCCGAGCATGTCCGCTGGATCTTCACCCACTTCCTCGAAGTCGGGTCATCATCGTGACGGATCGCGATGATCTCGACAAGCAGATCAAGGATACCTTCAAGTCCAGTGACCTCGAACCGGTTCGAGCGACGAGCGGGGCTCCCTCGGCTTCATCTGCATCCACCTGTGGCTCACTGCTGGTGGTGCAGGCCGCGGAGGATGCGGCCCATCACCATGTTTCAAAGCGCTACTTGGTCCTGTCCAAAGGTCGCCAAGCGGTTGACAAACCCATCGACAAATCGATCTACGTTTACATCGACACAAACGGCGGCATTGGGAATGGTCGTTCCGGTTCGCCGCCGATCTGGAATGACTTGTCCTCGAGTTAATTCTCCCGCGCATTCCACGTCGATTTGCATTGGCTCCAGCGTCACTAGCGTCGGATCATGCGCGACGGCAACGGCGAGTGGATCGTGTAGCGCACAGCCAGTAATGTCGGGATACTGATCGCGATAGGCTGCAAGATAGAAGCGACTTGCTTCCGCGCATTTCCGCGAAGCGAAGCCGCCTTGCTTTTCAATCCGGTCCATCATGGCATCAGTGAAAAGCGTCTTCATTGTCACGTCCATGCCTACGAGGATGATGTCGGCTCCGGATTGGAGAACGATCCGCGCAGACTCTGGGTCGTTGAAGAAGTTGGCGTCGGCCATCGGACTCGGGATGCGGGGCACCCCAGGATGCCAGATGCTGCCGCCCATAATGACGATACGCTTGAAGAGCGTGGCAATTTCCGGCGCCTTCATCAGGGCAAGCGCAACGTTGGTGATTGGCCCTGTTGGCACGAGCGTCAGTTTCCCTGGATGCTTATGCGCCATTTCGATCAGCAGGTCGGGCGCCCATGTGTCAAGAGCAGTGCGCTCTGGGCTCGGCAAGTCGATGCCACCAAAGCCGTTAGGGCCGTGGATGCGGCTTCCCCTCTTGTTATAAGGCCGTGTGAGTGCGCGTTTTGCCCCTGCCGCGACGGGCACGTCCAGACAATCCGCTGCCTGCAGCAGCGCAAGCGTGTTCAGAGTCGCCTGCTCCACGTCGACATTCCCGTAGGTTGTGGTCACCGCCTCGAGCGTGATTTCGGGATGAGCAAGTGCGTAAACGATGGCCAGCGCATCGTCGATGCCGGTGTCCACGTCAAGGATGATGCGGCAGGGTTCTGTCATGTCTTGTCCTTCTTTCGACTAGATTTGGAATTTGCAGGTTTTGCGTCTGACTCCTGCTCCGGGTAGGCGAACCAGTAGAAGCCAGTGTCCGCAAAGCGCTGAGCAGCATCGGCTGCGCCAGGCCGCTTGTTTGCTACGCCCGCAACTAGCGCCTCCAGCACAGCAAGGACGGCGGCGTCCGAGGTGGAGGCGAAGCTCCGGCGGGCCTGTGCATAAAGCACGACAGTCCCAATCTTGGCGAGTGGCGAAGTCTGATTGTCGGTGACAACGAGGATAGGGATACCATGCTGGTGGGCAAACCGACTCATAGCGACCGTATCACGGAGATAGCGCGGGAAGGTGATCGCGATTACCAGATCCTCGGGGCCCAGACTCGTCAGATGCCGTGCGACTGAAATTGTTCCCGCACCGCTCTCCACGGTGCGGACATCGCAGCCTACCGCCTGCAGCCGGTGCGACAGGATCAATGCGAGACCAGCGGCACTGTCAAACCCAAGGATGAAGATGCGGCGCGCAGCACTGATCATGTCCACTGCCTGTTCACAGCGTGCAGGATCGAGATTGGCCATAGAGCCATGAAGGTTCGCGGCATCCTCTGCCAGCGAGGCTTGAACTACCTCAATGGTGCTGGAAGCTTCGGATAGCTTGCGGCGGAGCTTCTCTACCGGCTCCTGCGCCGGGGCTAAGCCGCGAAGAAGCTCTGCGCGGAACTCGGCGTAGCCGGGAAACCCCAGCTTTCGCGCAAATCGGTTGGCGGAAGCAACGGAGACTCCTGTCACCTCGACCGTATCATTAATGGAAAGCCCCGCAACTTTCAGTGGAGAGCGTAGCACGAAGTCCGCGAAGGTCCGTAGCGCCTGCGAGAGCTCAGGATAAACCGCTTCAATTCGCTCCGCGACAACCGAGCCTGGTGGCAGCGAGTCAGGAGCAGGTGCGCCTAATACTGCCACGATCCGACTCCATTTTGAGGTTGTAAGTATATTTTCATGTGATACACCTTATTGTAATAAGAGGTTACAGCGCTGGTTGCAAGCCGGTATGCCAGAACCCGCGATCTGCACCAACAGGAGTCGCTTGATGATACCTTCCTCATTGTGTCCGCTGTCTCGACGCCGCTTCCTTGCCGCTGGAATAGGCGCGTTGGGTGTTGCAGTCTCTGCTCCTTCACTTCGTGCGGAGTCCAAGTTAATGCGGGTAACCACCGCGCATGGGTGGGTCTCCAACATCCAATATGCGGGGTTCTTTCTTGGCCTCAGCCGCGGCTACTTTGCTGATCATGGGGTGGAGGCGGATTTCATTGCAGGGGGACCAAATGCGCCCGACACGCTGGTTTCACTTGCTGCGGGGCGTGCACAGGTTTGCACGGCAAACTGGAACCCCTTCCTTGATGCCCGTGCCCGCGGCAACGACTTCGTGCTGATCGGTGCGCAGTGGAAGGTGAGTCCGTCGGCCATCATCTCCCTCGCCGGGCGCCCTCTGCACCGGCCGGAAGACATGGTGGGGATGCGTATTCTTACTCAGAATCCCTCTGACAGCCTTATCCTCGATACAATCTTTGACAATGCGGGCCTCCCACGCGATTACACCGCAGTTCCGACCGGTTTTTCACCGGAACCGCTGCTCGCCGGTGACGGCGACGCTTATCTCGCCTTCGCAACAAACCAGCCAATCACGCTCGAACAGATGGGGTTGGTGGAGGGGCAGGATTTCCACGTCACCCTTCTGACCGATCTCGGATACAGGGTGATGCAAGGCCTCTATCTTACTCGTCGTGACTTTTTGGATAAGAACCGCGATGCAGTGACGGGCTACATGGCCGGCATGATCCGAGGGTGGCGCGCCGCCGTGACGGAACCCGACGCCGCGCTCGACCTGGTGCTAAATGAGTATGGGGCCGATCTGGGCCTCGATCCTCAGCAACAAGCTAGGCAGAATGAGTTGCAGATCCCCCTCGTCGCTCCGACGCCGGAAGCAGATCTCTTTGCGCTTGACGCTGAAAGCCTGACGGGCCCCATGACCGAGGTCGCTCGGGCCACGGGCCGCGAGGTCCCGCCGTTACACGAAATGGCTGATTTGGAAGTCGTTCCCGAGGCCTTGGCTCTCATCTCCTGACCTTTTACTTTCGAAAGGATTTTTCCAATGCTCCGCCCCCTATTTTTCTCTGCCGCGCTCTTGGCGGCGGGTTCTCCCATATTGGCCGATACTCCTCTACGCGTTCAGCTGGGCTGGATCGCCAATGTTCAATACGGGGAACATTTCATTGCGCTTGAAGACGGCCTTTTCGCCGAGCGTGGCCTTGATGTTCAGATCGCGCCAGGCGGCCCCAACGCACCGAACGCACTTACTGCAGTAGCTGCGGGCGAGGCTGATATCGGCTACACTAGTTGGCTGCCCTTTCTGGACGCTGTCGCCCGTGGCAACGACTTCGTGCTGATCGCTGCAGCGATGCAGACCTCTCCGCTTGGCATCATCTCTCTGCCTTCGCACCCGATCCTCCAGCCGGTGGATATTCAAGGCGCACGTATCTTGGCTCAGGGACCGGCCGAGAAAACTGCAATAGAGGCGACGCTGAGTCTTGCGGGTCTGCCCACGGATGACTGGACAATGGTGCCGGGCGGCTTCTCTCCGGAGCCGCTGCTGGCGGGCGACGGTGACGGCTACACTGCATTCGCTACTAATCAAGCCATCACGCTAGAGCAGATGGGGCTGGTGGCCGAGGAAGATTTTTACTTTCGCAGTTTTGATGATCTCGGCCTCGAGGGCTACGCGGGGCTCGCATTTGTGTCTCGGCAATTTCTAGAGGAGAACCGCGAAACCGTCCTAGCTTATCTAGAGGCCGTCGTCGCCGGATGGATCCGGAGCGAGGAAGATCCGGCCTATGCCGCTCGCCTAGTCGTGGACAAATACGGTCGCGACTATGGTCTCGAGCTGGATCAGCAAATCCGCCAGAACGAGGTGCAGGCGCAGTTCTTCCGTCCAAATGGAGATCCAGACTACCCCATATACTCACTAGATTTAGAAAAAGTGGCTGGCCCGATGATGAATGCTGCCCGCGCATCCGGTCGCACCGAATTGCCTGATCCCGCTTCTTTGATTGCACCCGAGCTTGCGCTGGAAGCGCTGGAGAATGTGAAGAATTAAAGGACCTCCTACAATGAACGCTCCCAAGACCGCGCCAGAGTGCGCCGATATCCTGATCCGACGTGCCCATGTCGTAACGCTGGATCCTGAGAACCGCGTGATCAGTCAAGGCGCTATCGCCATCTCGGGCAACCGCATTGCTTGGATTGGAAAGGATTCTGATGCCGCGAAGATTCAGGCAAAGGAGGTAATCGACGCCAACGACCAGATCGCCATGCCCGGGTTGATCGACGCGCATTTCCACACGGGGCAGCAGCTTCTACGGGGCAAGCTGCAGGCTATCGCTCGGAGCCGGCCGTTGAAGTTGCCGGTCTGGAAAAACTACTTGATCCCTTGGGAAAGCTGCCTCGATCCCGAGGATGTTCATCTTTCCGGTCTTGTCGCCTATACAAACATGATCCAAGTAGGAACAACCTGCTTTGCCGAAGCGGGCGGACCCCACCCCGATGAGATGGGACGCGCGGCATTGGAAGTTGGGATACGCGGCTTCATCTCCCAGTCTACTGTGGACCAGTCGGAGAACATCGGCGCGACAGTGCCGCCCAACATGCTGCTCACGCATGACGAGGCGCTTGAAAAGAATACTTCTTTGGTAGACCGGTGGAAGGATGGGGATAGGGTGAAGGCGTGGATGTCACTGCGCCAAGTCATCGTGTGCTCTCCCGAGTTGATACGAGACATCACCGTCGAGGCGCAGAGCCGAGACGTGAAGATCCACACCCATCTCTGTGAAGGCTCTTACGAAATCGACTATACTGCAGAGAAGTTTGGAATGCGTCCAACTGAGTGGCTGGAGAGCATGGGCGTGCTGTCACACCGTTTGCACTGCGCACACTCTGTCCTCCTTTCTGATCGAGAACTGGACCTTTACGAGCAGCATAGCCTTTCTGCTTGCCACTGCGGATTCGGCAACTACTCGATTGGCCACCCGCGTCTGATTGAAATGTGGCGTCGCGGTATCGACATTGGCCTTGGCACCGACGGACCTGGCGGGGGCGGCACGATTGACCTTTTCCAGGTGGCACATGTGGCCCGGGTCGGTCAGCAGGCAATCCATTCCTCCACCCTGCACTGGAAGGACCCGATCTCTTCCGAGGAGCTGCTAAGGGTGGCAACGCACGGAGGCGCCCGGGCGCTTGGCATCTTTGACCACGTCGGCTCGCTTGAGGTAGGTAAGAAGGCAGATATTCTTCTGGCTGACACGAGCCGGATGGATCACCGGCCCATGCAGGACCCGCTCTTCATTGCAGCCTCCGTTCTCGTTGGCCGGGACATGGACACCGTGCTTGTCGATGGTCGTGTTGTGATGCGCAAGCGAGAGATGGTCGGCATCGACGTCGAACGCATCAACGCACGCCTAATCGAGCGTATGCCCATCATTTCGGAGCGGTTTGAGAAGTTGGTCGGATGAACAGCGCAGGTGCAAAAGGCGCGGAGATCCTGCTGGATCACGTCGGCAAGGACTTTGCCATGGACAACGGTCAAACCGTCGTCGCAGTGGAAAAGGCACGGCTCGAGATTGGGGCAGGGGAGTTTGTCGCACTCATCGGCCCCTCGGGCTGTGGCAAGTCCACGCTGCTGAGGATGCTGGCAGCACTGGAGCAGCCGACACGAGGTCGCGTCACGGTCGATGGGCACGCACCTGAGGAACTCGCACGTGCGCATCGGCTTGGCGTGGCGTTCCAGGATCATGCGCTTCTGCCCTGGCTCTCGGTAGAGCAGAACGTAGCCTTGCCCTTCCGTATCTCGCGCCGCCCCGTCGACCGCGACCGCATTCGGGAACTGATAGCTCTCGTCGGCCTCTCGGGTTTTGAGAAAGCGCGGCCCAGCCAGCTCTCAGGCGGGATGCGGCAGCGGGTGTCTATCGCCCGCGCGCTTGTTCTGCGTCCAGATGTTCTGCTGCTCGATGAGCCTTTCGGAGCGCTGGATGCGGTGACACGGCGGCAGATGAATCTAGAACTACAACGGATATGGCTGGAGCAGAACATTTCCACCCTTTTGGTTACGCACTCGGTTGACGAAGCCCTTTTTCTCGCCGACCGGGTCGTGGTGATGAGCGGTCGTCCAGGGCGCATCCTGCGAGAGGCAATCGTCCCGTTCGGGCGCCCCCGTGCGCCGGAGGTTATGCGTTCCCCAGAGTTCCATCAACTCGAGGATGATCTGACCGAGGCACTGGAACAGCCGGAGACAAGGCCGTGACGTTGAGCCGCGAACGGGCACAGGATGTATTCTATGGGG
The nucleotide sequence above comes from Celeribacter indicus. Encoded proteins:
- a CDS encoding nucleoside hydrolase, translated to MTEPCRIILDVDTGIDDALAIVYALAHPEITLEAVTTTYGNVDVEQATLNTLALLQAADCLDVPVAAGAKRALTRPYNKRGSRIHGPNGFGGIDLPSPERTALDTWAPDLLIEMAHKHPGKLTLVPTGPITNVALALMKAPEIATLFKRIVIMGGSIWHPGVPRIPSPMADANFFNDPESARIVLQSGADIILVGMDVTMKTLFTDAMMDRIEKQGGFASRKCAEASRFYLAAYRDQYPDITGCALHDPLAVAVAHDPTLVTLEPMQIDVECAGELTRGQVIPDRRRTGTTIPNAAVCVDVNVDRFVDGFVNRLATFGQDQVAL
- a CDS encoding ABC transporter substrate-binding protein, whose amino-acid sequence is MRVTTAHGWVSNIQYAGFFLGLSRGYFADHGVEADFIAGGPNAPDTLVSLAAGRAQVCTANWNPFLDARARGNDFVLIGAQWKVSPSAIISLAGRPLHRPEDMVGMRILTQNPSDSLILDTIFDNAGLPRDYTAVPTGFSPEPLLAGDGDAYLAFATNQPITLEQMGLVEGQDFHVTLLTDLGYRVMQGLYLTRRDFLDKNRDAVTGYMAGMIRGWRAAVTEPDAALDLVLNEYGADLGLDPQQQARQNELQIPLVAPTPEADLFALDAESLTGPMTEVARATGREVPPLHEMADLEVVPEALALIS
- a CDS encoding ABC transporter ATP-binding protein — its product is MNSAGAKGAEILLDHVGKDFAMDNGQTVVAVEKARLEIGAGEFVALIGPSGCGKSTLLRMLAALEQPTRGRVTVDGHAPEELARAHRLGVAFQDHALLPWLSVEQNVALPFRISRRPVDRDRIRELIALVGLSGFEKARPSQLSGGMRQRVSIARALVLRPDVLLLDEPFGALDAVTRRQMNLELQRIWLEQNISTLLVTHSVDEALFLADRVVVMSGRPGRILREAIVPFGRPRAPEVMRSPEFHQLEDDLTEALEQPETRP
- a CDS encoding amidohydrolase family protein, encoding MNAPKTAPECADILIRRAHVVTLDPENRVISQGAIAISGNRIAWIGKDSDAAKIQAKEVIDANDQIAMPGLIDAHFHTGQQLLRGKLQAIARSRPLKLPVWKNYLIPWESCLDPEDVHLSGLVAYTNMIQVGTTCFAEAGGPHPDEMGRAALEVGIRGFISQSTVDQSENIGATVPPNMLLTHDEALEKNTSLVDRWKDGDRVKAWMSLRQVIVCSPELIRDITVEAQSRDVKIHTHLCEGSYEIDYTAEKFGMRPTEWLESMGVLSHRLHCAHSVLLSDRELDLYEQHSLSACHCGFGNYSIGHPRLIEMWRRGIDIGLGTDGPGGGGTIDLFQVAHVARVGQQAIHSSTLHWKDPISSEELLRVATHGGARALGIFDHVGSLEVGKKADILLADTSRMDHRPMQDPLFIAASVLVGRDMDTVLVDGRVVMRKREMVGIDVERINARLIERMPIISERFEKLVG
- a CDS encoding ABC transporter substrate-binding protein, coding for MLRPLFFSAALLAAGSPILADTPLRVQLGWIANVQYGEHFIALEDGLFAERGLDVQIAPGGPNAPNALTAVAAGEADIGYTSWLPFLDAVARGNDFVLIAAAMQTSPLGIISLPSHPILQPVDIQGARILAQGPAEKTAIEATLSLAGLPTDDWTMVPGGFSPEPLLAGDGDGYTAFATNQAITLEQMGLVAEEDFYFRSFDDLGLEGYAGLAFVSRQFLEENRETVLAYLEAVVAGWIRSEEDPAYAARLVVDKYGRDYGLELDQQIRQNEVQAQFFRPNGDPDYPIYSLDLEKVAGPMMNAARASGRTELPDPASLIAPELALEALENVKN
- a CDS encoding MurR/RpiR family transcriptional regulator, translated to MAVLGAPAPDSLPPGSVVAERIEAVYPELSQALRTFADFVLRSPLKVAGLSINDTVEVTGVSVASANRFARKLGFPGYAEFRAELLRGLAPAQEPVEKLRRKLSEASSTIEVVQASLAEDAANLHGSMANLDPARCEQAVDMISAARRIFILGFDSAAGLALILSHRLQAVGCDVRTVESGAGTISVARHLTSLGPEDLVIAITFPRYLRDTVAMSRFAHQHGIPILVVTDNQTSPLAKIGTVVLYAQARRSFASTSDAAVLAVLEALVAGVANKRPGAADAAQRFADTGFYWFAYPEQESDAKPANSKSSRKKDKT